The following DNA comes from Huiozyma naganishii CBS 8797 chromosome 8, complete genome.
agttttcttcttctctccCATTCTTCATAtcataaaaaaaattgtgtAGAATAAAACTTGCATAAAATGATGAACGGGGAAAAAGTTCCTTTCCCCATGCTCCAAATCCGGGACTTCTGTATTGCAATCCGTTGCAGAAACGAGAAACGAATTTGTGACGTTTTTTTTGCAGATTTTGTTTCCATTAAGATTAACAAAATCTAGAAAATTTTGTTAAAGTGATTTGCGGTCATCCTCGACGGGGTTTGGTGAGGAAGGGGAATACGGTTGTTGGCTTTGCTTTGCCAATGTTTGCATTGCTTGATTGACTGATGGTAGACAAGAGCACGCCGCGGCCGAAAAGACCGCTGACCTTTATCTCGGAAGGTGCGTCCGATATACAGACACAGAAGGCGAAAGAGGAGCACGAGCAGAACAAGTACGAGCATGAGCGGCAACGAAGGCGGCGAAAGACGCTGCAGGACCAACTGCGAGCGAATGCTATCAACAAGCAGAAGGTGTTCAAGAAGCAGGTGCGggagaaggaaaagttCAACCGGTTAAGCAAAAGCGAGTTGcaattcttcaaagatgCAGACAGAGACCGGCAGCAGACgcagaagaaagaggaCAACTATTTACAAAGTGGTCTCGCCGAGTTcgagaggaagaaaaaaatgctgGAGCGAAGAAATAACAAAATTCTGAATTCTACCGATGATGCCAGTGCACCAATAGAGGGGACCTCGCAACATCCACGGTCATTGACGCAGTCACTCGGAAttgtgaagaaaaaaccgAAACGGAAAATTCACGTATCATTGAAATCATTGGATGATCACACACAGTGACGATTGTAAGATGCATTTTGCCtatttcaaagaattcGGTCCACACAATTCCTCCTTTCTGACCTATTTGATTATagtttttggtttttttcGAACCAATAGACCCctcccccctccccccctccccccccgGGGGGAATAAACAATGAAGCAAGAGCTATCTCCCTTTTGAGTCTGCGCCATGTCCGTTTCgcgggaaaaaaatgtggAAAAAAGAACTACTTATTAAGAGGCACCAGACGCCTTCTCAAAAGCTAAGGGAGGGAGGAAAGCGAATAGATTACTGGAAAAAGATTAATAAATATCACAATTACCCACCCAGCCGGATGTACTACTACCCACCCACTGATCCATTTCCCCGCTGCATCGTACCCCAGCCTGATCTGTCACAAATTAATACCGCGACGCACTAAAATTTCCGCGTCACAAAATGCGtcgttgaatttttgaTAGCAATTTTTCgctgtaattttttttgtcctGCCGTCAAAATAACTTTGAACGGAGAACAGCGCAGAGGATCTTCCGTTTCGTCAATGTTACGATCAGGTCCCAACTTTGCGATCCGGTAGACTTGCAGGGACCAATTCTAGCGATAAGAATATGGCGGGGaagaggggaagaagaagtaaTAGCAACGGTGCCCGTGGaacgcagcagcagcagcagcaacaaaaCGGAAGAGTTGGCCTCGTTGCAGTGGGTAACGAATCAGATATGGGAGGTCCGCTCCGTATCTTCACCACCACGTCGGAGGACGAGCAGTTGTCGAAGCAGCAGAGTAAGAACAAGTTAAGACGGAGAAGGAAGAGAGGTGATGCTCGTGGTGCCATGAATGAGGACTTCGGGGATAATTTCAATAGCGAACTTTTCCTGGATCCTGAGTTGTTCAGAAGAACGTCGAAACCACGCCGTGGGTTTTCCGTTGCGAATGGACACTTATTGAGTGACGATAATGTCGGGATTCTGCTGAGACAGGCTGAGCTGCGAGTTAAGGCGAAGCGGAAGGTGGCCACGGGACCTGGGTCCGTTAAAAATAGAGCAAGCCGCAAGGAGTTGCTCGAGGCAATCAACGCCGAGAGAGATATAGCTAATAAAACCTCTAGGAAGAGATCTAGAGGTAAGAACGTTGTTCCGGGGAGGAGCAACGGACCTAGGTCTGGTTCGTCGCAGGCGCAGATACCACAAAACAGACTCGTTTTGTCTACCAGCACCAGAGCAGAGGACCAGCTATTGGCCATATCCAACTTGACCATTGGAATTGACAGggaaaacttgaaggaaGTCTTGCAAAAAGTGGGCAAGTGCAAGATCGCCAGCATTAAATTGAGGGACTTACCAACAGGATCCGCTACCGCGCATGTTATGATGGCGCGTCCATCGGTCCCCGAGTTGGAACGGTTGCAAGTGATGTTTAACGGTGCCCAGGTTGACGGTAGGGTTATCCAAGTCAATATCACATCAAAGCAACAGCTTGGACGTGGGCGCTGATTTATTTAAAGAGCGTGTTCAACGGAAGAGGTTGTGGGGAACAATTGCAAAATGTTTCTGTGTTTACCCACACAACGGAAAAAGCAGCAAATATACCCAAAGGTAAGGGGGCAGCGGTAAAGAGAAACAACGATGCCAATCAGGGATAATTGccgttttcttttctctttgagGATATGTACAATACGTATATGTTTTCTGTCGCTGTTCAAATCCACCTTTGTAAAGCGATACAAAACTTGCTAATGTTATGTTTCATTTCTTACGGTGCATTTAGCCTTCATCAATTAGAAACGATGTGAAATTTAGTCGGTCTCATACTTCTTCGTCAGAGGTATCGTCTGATGCTCTTGGGGTAAATTCAGAACCTGTGTGCACACATAGAGGTTTAAGAAACCCACCATGGTTCTTGGCCACAGGACCAAAGTACGTAGTACCCTTCACGGCACCTTCATTTTTCCCAACAGCATCATCGAACTCAATCCCACACCATATATCAGTTTCGCTAATATCAGGTACTTTGCCTATAAACCGCAACCATCCTCTTCTCTCGAGCTGATTGGGCTTATTGCCTGTGGTCACACAACACCGTTGACCAACCtccaattctttcaacCGATCATCAATCAATGAGTCTTCAATGGCACGTTTTGAGGAGTACTTTGGGTCGAACCTTCCCAACTTGGCCTGTTTCTTCCattgaagaacagaatTCTGTTTTTGGCTGTATTGCTCTTCAGATAGGGAAAAACTGCTTGCATTTTGCCGGGATCTGTTATCGATTGATTCTTTCAGGGCGTTGACGAGCGAGTCTGAGTTTGTATCCTCAACCATAATCCGAGCAACGGACCGGATAGCAAAGTCGTGCCCCAAATCTCGTGTGGGATAAACAATAGACTCGCCCTCACCACCAAGTCTACTTTGCAATGTCAGTTTCATATCCTCAACCTCAATTCCTGTGAGAAGTTTCAACTTCGAGACCAACGTTTCGAGCGAAATCCCGTCATCCAGCTCGTACGATGTGGAGCAAAGTGCAGAGTCAACAAATACCGTGACCATCTGCAGCTATCCTACCCCCGTAGAGCATCTAGAAGTGACCAAGGCGTCCGCTGACCGTCCAGACGTAACTCAAGACCGTCACTTTCAGAAGCCCTAATTTGCACCGTCTCTTCAGCAGTTCCCAAACCCTAGTCAAAAAAgagcagaaaaaaaatacttgTGAAATTAACCACCAGACTCTCAAATGGTGCGTTCTGTGAAAGCGGACATCCCCTTCTAGTGCACGGTCAAGACCCACAGGACTCAACACAGTGCTAATATGAGTTCAATTGTACGTATACCCCCCCACCTGCctaaaaaaataaaatatactCGGCTGGCTAAGGAAGACATTTATTTTATAATTTTCATTTTGGGCTTtcagttcttcttgttggcCAACCGACGCAACTCTTTGCCTATATTTACTAACAGTTTCCCtcctttttgttttgttaTATTCTATAGAACCAAGAGAAACCAATGaaggaacagcaacagcaacaacagcagcaacagaaaaagaaattcgAAAGCCCTAAAAGAGAGGCTATTGTGGACCTTGCGAAGTACAAGGATTCTAAAGTTCGTGTCAAGCTGATGGGCGACAAATTGGTGGTAGGTGTGCTGAAGGGATATGACCAATTGATGAACTTGGTACTGGACGAAACGGCTGAGTACCTAAAGGACGCCAACGACGAAATCTCAAGAGACAAGACGAGGGATTTGGGCTTCACCGTCATAAGAGGCAACATTCTCGTTTCCATAAGCCCACTGGAGGGATCCGAAGTAATATACATGCAAAGCTCGCAATAAATGTCACCACCGTCAGCTCATCTTGTATCCACCGGAAAAAGCAGCACGCTTAACTGGCTGCCCACCGACATAAATATATACTACTAAATCATATATAGGTATACCTTTCATCGACTAACCCCAGTCCCCCCATGAACTACTCCTGCTGTCCTTGTACTAGAAACCTGGCTGTCTCAGACCAGTGGCTGTTAGTAGTGACGGTAGTATCTCCCACGGCGTTAATGACGGATCCCTCTTCGCCCGTCGGAAATAAAAAGTGAATATTTCGATCTCatcgaaaatttttttttttgataaagtgaaaaatttactGTATAAATGCGATGAGCTGTgacagaaaattttcaatttgtGCACTTTAGGAGGCATCGCTTGCGGATCATCAATTGACGTCTATCCCGATTAGATAATCTTTTTTCCGTATATTTGGGTGAAAAAACACGAGAGAAGGCTTGACCAATAATACCACAAAACAACCCATATTCGATTAACAATGTCCACTGAACCTTTCAAGAACGTATACTTGCTTCCACAGACCAACCAATTGTTGGGGCTATATACCATCATTAGGGACAAGAACACCACAAGACCAgatttcattttttattCCGACAGAATCATCAGACTGCTAGTCGAGGAAGGTTTGAACCACCTTCCAGTGACACCAAAGACCGTCGCTACACACACGGGCGAAGACTTCACAGGTGTCTCCTTTGTTGGCAGAATCTGCGGGGTTTCCATAGTGAGGGCCGGTGAGTCCATGGAACAAGGGCTGAGAGACTGCTGTAGGTCTGTTCGTATCGGTAAAATCTTGATTCAAAGAGACGAAGAGACAGCTTTGCCAAAACTCTTCTACGAAAAGCTACCAGAAGATATCTCAGATAGATACGTGTTTTTGTTAGACCCAATGCTGGCTACAGGGGGTAGCGCCATCATGGCCACCGATGTACTAATCAAGAGAGGGGTGAAACCAGAAAGAATCTACTTTTTGAACCTGATCTGCAGCAAGGAAGGTATCGACAGATACCATGCTGCCCACCCAGATGTTAAAATTGTAACGGGTGTTTTAGACAAAGGTCTGAACGAACAGAAATACCTAGTCCCAGGTCTTGGTGACTTTGGTGACAGATACTACTGCATCTAATTTGAAAAAGCGTGAACGAAACACAACAAAACAATCTAAAACGGTCTGTTGCTCACTATCAATTGAAATCCGTTATCTATCGAAGTTATCAACGGGACACCCTTTTGCTACCGGGTCTTTGCTTACATTTTTATCTTTTCCCACTTTCTTTCTGTGTCCTAAATATGTAGTATATTGTCATAAACACACTCATCAAAAGAACGAAGAACTTTTGAATCACTCGCTCTCACAGAAACTTCCTATGTACCATACTGGGGTCCTCCTCGTACATTTCTCTGGTGAGCCACAGGTTTCTGAATCCGTAAAGCCCAGACAGTATCGATCCGCCAATCCACGCTATGTACGACCTTTCAGCAAGCGACCTTATCTTGACCTTTGTATGTTTCGGTAGCATTTTTTTCGTCTCGCTCATTGTTCTTTGGTCAAACCCTTTTAACATTGTTGTACCACCACTCAAAACTATGTTCTCGAGGAGCTGGGTCCGAAGATCCATATCAACCTTGTTTATCGATTCGAGCAGCATTTCGGGGACACTGACACATTCTGATCCTATGAGCTGAGGTTGGAATAAAATCTCAGAGGTTCTGTACTTGCCCTTCCCGAACGTCAACTCCTGACCATCGGGCAACTTAACCGTTGACGTGTTCTCTCTTTCATGGATGAAgaacttctcctcctcaaaCTTATAGTCCAGGGCCACGTAGTTGGCCTTCTCCTTGATTGTTCTTACAATCTCTTGTTCACTATTTGAGAACAACGAGAGCCCTGTGCTCTTCCTTATATAAAATTGCAACTCTTGTGTTATATCCCTACCACCAATGTCTATCCGTCGTATTGAAGAGGGCAGAGCAAATCCTTGGTATACAGGAGTCGATGCACTGTACCCCTCACCACACTCTAATACACAGCCAGTGGTTTGTCCAGTAGCATATAAGGATAAAACTGCAGGATGAGCAACGTACAACGCATCAAAGTTGAAGGTTTCATAAAGTATCTCGCACATAGTTTCCCGGTTTTTGGTAGAGTTTAGTGGCGCCTCCGTAATCAGTAAAGGATGATCCCCGATTTGCGAATTTCCTTGACCCAATTGCAATTTGCTGTAAAAGATATGAGACCAAAGCAGTTCCATATCGTCCCAGTTGGTAACTTCGCCTCGAGAAATGGGCCTTCTCAAAGCTAAAAGACCTCTTAATCGCTGTGCCTCGTTCCCTACAAAGGTTCTATCCTCGAGCCCCGTTGTCATCACTTTCTTGTAGCGCGGCTTGCCGGCCATTGTATACTCCAAAATAGCAGGGGTTTCATCACCGCTAAAACCAGCTTTCAGAATTGCAGAACCATTATCTAATACCACGGGCTGATTGTACAGAGTGGAAAAGCTATCATCAGCCATTATATAACCCTCCGTACCCTTAATACTCTCGTTCACATACCGTCTCTGCTTTTATTGTAATATCTAACTTATTTTATAAAGAATTCTTTAAAGAAATCGGTGGTCACGGTTAACCACTAACGAAGACCCATGAACTGTACATTTGCATACACACTTAAGATAAACTATAAAGGCAATACAGTAGCCAAAGTTCAGGCGTCGTCCCTATCGTCTAGATATAAATATTATTGGACGGCTCATAACTATACTAACGACATATCGCAGTGGGCATGCCATCACTTCTTCCGCGAGCTTTTCGTAAATACCTTTGATTCTGCTTTTAAATATCCCACTGGTCCCACAATGTATGCCTTCAAGTAATGGTTCTTAACTTTGGAGTAATCGGTCCCGCTCAAATAATTGAGCCTTTTCTTGTGCGCGCCGTTATCAGAATCACCCAACCACATAGGTACATTATTAGTTTTGTAGGATGGCTCCTTAGTAGGTCTGAAAATAACAGCCCCAATCCATTCCTGATCCTCGATCAACGGCCTAATGCATCTCAGGGAATCACGGACATACTTTTTCCGAGTTGTGTTGAAAGGAATTGGATTCCACTTAACATCGTCATTTCCGGAGGATGTGAGCCATCTCAGATCACTGTTTCCAGAAAAATTGCCTGATCTATATGCATCGTGGTAGTCAtattcatcatcatcatcgtcgtcatcatcagCACCCTCCaaatcttcctcttcatcatcgtATGAATCGTAGAATAAACCCTCCTCTCTATAAATATCCGATGgatcttcaatttcttcatcatcatcacaaGCAACATCTGCACTCTCCTCTGCAATATAGGTAGATATATTAGCATAGTCTGTGCGGTGCTCCGATATACCTTCGTCGATGGTTTCACTTTGCATTCCTACAGCATGACTGCGACCCGCAACTGGCATATGCAACACATTGTTGGCTCTATCTCTATAATTTGGCGCAACTGAAGGCTGCATATTCTGGGCTGTGGGGCTCACATTCGTCATTGTCGAGATGGACATCTTTCTTGTATTTTTGGGAGTTGACATGCACTGGCTATTTAAACTGAAAGGAACCGTTGGTGAAGAGGTAGACCTCGTTCTACCGCTACTACCCGTCTCGGCACCCGACACCTGGGTCAATGGCAATAAAAGTGATGTTCTTCTTATTGGTTCTGGAGAACTTATACCACTATTTGGTGGTGTATCAGGAAAAGATTTGTTTGACTGGCTCTTAAATATGTTTCTTAATTTCCATTTAAACGAAGAATTCAATGTCTGTACGCTATCAGAACTATTTGCTGCGCTTTGGTGTGCGCTCAAACTGGCGCTGCTACCCCTTCTACTAGTGGTGGTACTGAATTTACCACTGGAGGTagatgacgaggacaaAATTCTGTTGAACTCGGCTAAATAGAGGTGGCTCCCGCTTGATGaattttggaaagattTGGATCCCTTTGCCATGGTGGTTAACGATGAGGTTATACTCTGGGTTCTGCTTCTCACTCTGGAATGTTTCCTTCTTTGGCTTCTCCTGCGTCTCCTCATACGTCTTCTGGGGACGACTCTGTAGTCCGGCAGATCTCTAAAATCGAGGTCTAATGATACAGAAATACCAACGGATAGGTACATGGACCACATGATGAGGTCGTCGACGTTGTTGAAACTGATTAAAAACTGTTCTGTTTCGCAACGTAGTCTCAGCACGAACGCTTTCTTGTCGTAGTCTATTGGTATCCCGTACGAGGCAAATTGCAAAGTGAATGATTTGAACATGTTTGAATCCGACAAATAGTGTTGTTTATTCTTTTCCACCATTTGGCGCACAATTCGTTCACTTTCTGGTGTGAGTTCCTTCACGCCTTTCACGCGCTTCGATGACAGGGACAGAATGCTCGAGGTTTTGTATTCCCCAGTCACCGTTGAGATGGAGCTTGAcagttctttgattttgtttgtAATGGTGTCATCCAGGGCGTAAAAATTCAACTGCGTCGAGTTGATCTCCATTACACAGTCCCTCCAAGACCTCGACGTCGATGGTTCATAAGGCGATACTCTTTCAAACTTCAACGATACGATGGCGTACTTGTTTACCGCAGGTGTGTATGCCGGCGGCTGGTCGTCCCTCGAACAAGTCGTTATATTTTCATAGATGGGGAATCGCACTGTTCTATTTGGGTTCGATGTTTTGTAACCTGGGACTCTGCTTGGGGCCCTGTCAATGTAGAGTAAGAAATCGTTGTTAAAAGTGTATTTCGACGTTGATAGTTGAGCGGGCCCAGCAGTATTAAAGTTTGCGTAGTTAGGCGATATAATCCGCTTGACAGCAAGCGGTGGTGCAGTGCCACTTCCCGGTGTTGCACTGTTTTCAACAGTGACCGATGTTTCACTTGTATTGCTTGATAGAGTCAAGAACTCGTTGTTGATCGACGTCGAGGCACTCGACACTGGAGACTTCAACGGATCTGTCCCGGTCTCCGCCGATTGCCCGTGGTTTATCAGAGTTTTATGCTCGAAGTCGTCTTGCTCCGTAAGTACTCTCAACATCTTTCCTCACCAAGTTGTGCAGTTGTGAGCCTAAATGGACGCTGGAGAGTGATCTTGGTGACTTGTGGTCAGGCACAACACAAGGAAATATAATTGCACGTATAACGACGAAAGATGGGAAGTGATAGACGTACGGTTTCTTCGAGATTTCCTGAATTAGTAGA
Coding sequences within:
- the KNAG0H03610 gene encoding uncharacterized protein (similar to Saccharomyces cerevisiae YHR127W; ancestral locus Anc_2.127), with product MAGKRGRRSNSNGARGTQQQQQQQNGRVGLVAVGNESDMGGPLRIFTTTSEDEQLSKQQSKNKLRRRRKRGDARGAMNEDFGDNFNSELFLDPELFRRTSKPRRGFSVANGHLLSDDNVGILLRQAELRVKAKRKVATGPGSVKNRASRKELLEAINAERDIANKTSRKRSRGKNVVPGRSNGPRSGSSQAQIPQNRLVLSTSTRAEDQLLAISNLTIGIDRENLKEVLQKVGKCKIASIKLRDLPTGSATAHVMMARPSVPELERLQVMFNGAQVDGRVIQVNITSKQQLGRGR
- the FYV6 gene encoding Fyv6p (similar to Saccharomyces cerevisiae FYV6 (YNL133C); ancestral locus Anc_2.134), yielding MVDKSTPRPKRPLTFISEGASDIQTQKAKEEHEQNKYEHERQRRRRKTLQDQLRANAINKQKVFKKQVREKEKFNRLSKSELQFFKDADRDRQQTQKKEDNYLQSGLAEFERKKKMLERRNNKILNSTDDASAPIEGTSQHPRSLTQSLGIVKKKPKRKIHVSLKSLDDHTQ
- the KNAG0H03660 gene encoding uncharacterized protein (similar to Saccharomyces cerevisiae YHR131C and YNL144C; ancestral locus Anc_2.113) — encoded protein: MLRVLTEQDDFEHKTLINHGQSAETGTDPLKSPVSSASTSINNEFLTLSSNTSETSVTVENSATPGSGTAPPLAVKRIISPNYANFNTAGPAQLSTSKYTFNNDFLLYIDRAPSRVPGYKTSNPNRTVRFPIYENITTCSRDDQPPAYTPAVNKYAIVSLKFERVSPYEPSTSRSWRDCVMEINSTQLNFYALDDTITNKIKELSSSISTVTGEYKTSSILSLSSKRVKGVKELTPESERIVRQMVEKNKQHYLSDSNMFKSFTLQFASYGIPIDYDKKAFVLRLRCETEQFLISFNNVDDLIMWSMYLSVGISVSLDLDFRDLPDYRVVPRRRMRRRRRSQRRKHSRVRSRTQSITSSLTTMAKGSKSFQNSSSGSHLYLAEFNRILSSSSTSSGKFSTTTSRRGSSASLSAHQSAANSSDSVQTLNSSFKWKLRNIFKSQSNKSFPDTPPNSGISSPEPIRRTSLLLPLTQVSGAETGSSGRTRSTSSPTVPFSLNSQCMSTPKNTRKMSISTMTNVSPTAQNMQPSVAPNYRDRANNVLHMPVAGRSHAVGMQSETIDEGISEHRTDYANISTYIAEESADVACDDDEEIEDPSDIYREEGLFYDSYDDEEEDLEGADDDDDDDDEYDYHDAYRSGNFSGNSDLRWLTSSGNDDVKWNPIPFNTTRKKYVRDSLRCIRPLIEDQEWIGAVIFRPTKEPSYKTNNVPMWLGDSDNGAHKKRLNYLSGTDYSKVKNHYLKAYIVGPVGYLKAESKVFTKSSRKK
- the ALF1 gene encoding Alf1p (similar to Saccharomyces cerevisiae ALF1 (YNL148C); ancestral locus Anc_2.120) — encoded protein: MVTVFVDSALCSTSYELDDGISLETLVSKLKLLTGIEVEDMKLTLQSRLGGEGESIVYPTRDLGHDFAIRSVARIMVEDTNSDSLVNALKESIDNRSRQNASSFSLSEEQYSQKQNSVLQWKKQAKLGRFDPKYSSKRAIEDSLIDDRLKELEVGQRCCVTTGNKPNQLERRGWLRFIGKVPDISETDIWCGIEFDDAVGKNEGAVKGTTYFGPVAKNHGGFLKPLCVHTGSEFTPRASDDTSDEEV
- the FUR1 gene encoding uracil phosphoribosyltransferase (similar to Saccharomyces cerevisiae FUR1 (YHR128W); ancestral locus Anc_2.118) — translated: MSTEPFKNVYLLPQTNQLLGLYTIIRDKNTTRPDFIFYSDRIIRLLVEEGLNHLPVTPKTVATHTGEDFTGVSFVGRICGVSIVRAGESMEQGLRDCCRSVRIGKILIQRDEETALPKLFYEKLPEDISDRYVFLLDPMLATGGSAIMATDVLIKRGVKPERIYFLNLICSKEGIDRYHAAHPDVKIVTGVLDKGLNEQKYLVPGLGDFGDRYYCI
- the LSM7 gene encoding Sm-like protein LSM7 (similar to Saccharomyces cerevisiae LSM7 (YNL147W); ancestral locus Anc_2.119), whose amino-acid sequence is MSSINQEKPMKEQQQQQQQQQKKKFESPKREAIVDLAKYKDSKVRVKLMGDKLVVGVLKGYDQLMNLVLDETAEYLKDANDEISRDKTRDLGFTVIRGNILVSISPLEGSEVIYMQSSQ
- the ARP1 gene encoding actin-related protein 1 (similar to Saccharomyces cerevisiae ARP1 (YHR129C); ancestral locus Anc_2.117) is translated as MADDSFSTLYNQPVVLDNGSAILKAGFSGDETPAILEYTMAGKPRYKKVMTTGLEDRTFVGNEAQRLRGLLALRRPISRGEVTNWDDMELLWSHIFYSKLQLGQGNSQIGDHPLLITEAPLNSTKNRETMCEILYETFNFDALYVAHPAVLSLYATGQTTGCVLECGEGYSASTPVYQGFALPSSIRRIDIGGRDITQELQFYIRKSTGLSLFSNSEQEIVRTIKEKANYVALDYKFEEEKFFIHERENTSTVKLPDGQELTFGKGKYRTSEILFQPQLIGSECVSVPEMLLESINKVDMDLRTQLLENIVLSGGTTMLKGFDQRTMSETKKMLPKHTKVKIRSLAERSYIAWIGGSILSGLYGFRNLWLTREMYEEDPSMVHRKFL